Proteins encoded in a region of the Leguminivora glycinivorella isolate SPB_JAAS2020 chromosome 23, LegGlyc_1.1, whole genome shotgun sequence genome:
- the LOC125238327 gene encoding octopamine receptor Oamb — MSRKRAKALIAGLWVLSFVICFPPLVGWKDKKPEEAELDGWAPNQHCPWTCELTNDAGYVVYSALGSFYIPMFVMLFFYWRIYKAAVRTTKAINQGFRTTKGKGLGSRFDDNRLTLRIHRGRGSTRPHGSPLSTASNHSTSTSLSASPERLRRHSSARRAHEKVKISVSYPSSEQICQTHENSRSPSRSPSPSLYAVHYERDGRELTESRLRVRPPHHLAPGPLYDEFDDKPRATRRMGKRNIKAQVKRFKMETKAAKTLGIIVGGFVFCWLPFFSVYVVRAFCGDCVPSIIFSVLFWLGYCNSAINPLIYALFSKDFRFAFKRIICKCFCGRAGPRRQSDGSARRAEPKPHETSLEEQDISNSTSNDR; from the exons ATGAGCAGGAAGAGAGCTAAGGCCCTGATAGCTGGGCTGTGGGTGCTATCGTTCGTCATTTGTTTCCCGCCTCTAGTCGGTTGGAAGGATAAAAAG CCAGAAGAAGCAGAGCTCGACGGCTGGGCACCGAACCAGCACTGCCCGTGGACGTGCGAGCTCACCAACGACGCCGGTTACGTCGTGTACTCCGCGCTCGGCTCCTTCTACATCCCCATGTTCGTGATGCTGTTCTTCTACTGGAGGATCTACAAGGCCGCTGTCAGGACCACTAAGGCCATCAACCAGGGCTTTAGGACTACCAAAG GTAAAGGCTTGGGCAGCAGATTCGACGACAACAGACTAACGCTGCGCATCCACCGAGGAAGAGGGTCCACGAGACCTCACGGCTCTCCTCTGTCTACTGCTTCTAACCATTCTACCAGTACCTCGCTTAGTGCAAGTCCTGAGAGACTTAGAAG ACATTCCAGTGCCCGACGAGCGCATGAAAAAGTCAAAATCTCTGTCTCGTACCCGTCGTCAGAACAGATCTGTCAGACGCACGAGAACTCCCGGTCTCCCAGTAGATCCCCCAGCCCCTCGCTGTACGCTGTTCACTACGAGCGCGACGGCAG AGAATTGACTGAAAGCAGACTGAGAGTGAGACCGCCGCATCATTTGGCTCCGGGGCCGCTCTACGATGAGTTTGACGACAAACCCAGGGCCACGAGAAGAATGGGAAAGAGGAATATAAAAGCTCAA GTGAAACGCTTCAAAATGGAGACCAAAGCCGCCAAGACCCTCGGCATCATCGTCGGCGGTTTCGTTTTCTGCTGGCTCCCATTCTTCAGCGTGTACGTGGTCCGGGCCTTCTGTGGGGATTGCGTGCCTTCCATCATCTTCTCTGTGCTCTTCTGGCTGGGTTACTGCAATTCGGCCATCAATCCGCTTATCTATGCGCTGTTTTCCAAGGACTTTAG gTTCGCCTTCAAACGTATAATCTGCAAGTGCTTCTGCGGCCGCGCGGGACCGCGTCGGCAGTCTGACGGCTCGGCTCGTCGTGCTGAGCCCAAACCTCACGAGACTTCGCTAGAGGAGCAGGATATATCCAACAGCACGAGTAATGACAG GTGA